The DNA window GACGGAGGGATAGCCATGCGCGCGCTCCTCGTTCTCTCGGCCTCTCTGCTTCTTCTCGGAGTCATCTGCGGTTGTGACGGCGATCCGGCCGCCGTCCCGTACGATACGATCATCGGCCAGGTGCGCATGGCCGACGGCAGCGTCGCGCCGGAAGGCACCTCGGTCTTCCTCGTGCACCAGCCCCTCTGGTTCGGCCTGTTCTTCGCAGTGGCCGACTCGACCCATACGGGCCCGGCGGGATTGTTCACCTTCACCGGTGCCGAGGCGGGCTCGTACATGCTGATGGCGGGCGTCTACGGCCAGGGCGGCGCGTCCGGCTGGTCCCACGTCAGCCCGCTGTCAACGGTCGTCGAAGTGCCCGCGGCCGAGAAGGTGGACGAGCGGGTCATGATCCTCCCGGAGGCCGTCGAGCAGGGGGCCGTGGTCGAGGGCGTGGTCATGCAGTACGGCGGGCAAGCGGAGCCTGCGGACGACGCGATGATGAAACTCTGGCGTCTGGAGGGACCGATCTTCGCGGTCGTCGACAGTGTTCGCTCGTCCGGCGACGGTTCCTACCGCTTCACGGACGTTTGGACCGGCAACCACATCGTCAACGGGATGAAGGACCTGCAATACGGGGACATGTCGTCCCCCGTCCCCGTCGCCGCGGAAAGCCCGACCGTCTTCTGCCGCCCGCGCGGCGTTACCGTGCTCGACACGCTCTGGCTGACGGACGTCAACGTGGACAAGCCCGCCATCTACATCTACCCGGAGGAGCCCGGCCGCTTCGAGGTGAAGCTCGATCTGGGCCGCGGCGTGAGACTGACCGCCAGCGATCCAGCCTACGATAAGGGCTGGGACGTCTTCGTGGACGCGGACGGCCGCATCGACGACACCCGCGACTACCTCTTCTACGAACTGGGCCTGCCCGTGCCCGCCCCCGGCGGCGAAGGCTGGTGCCTCGACAGCGCCGACCTGGCCGCCGAACTGGCCCACCTGGTCGCCCGCTACGGCCTGAACGCGGCCGAGACGGCGGCTTTCGTCGCGTACTGGACCGAGCGCCTGCCCGACAGCCCGTACTGGCTGGCCCGTCCGGTCGTCGGCGCGGATCTGGACCGCTGGGCGGCCCTGGACGTCACGCCCGCGCCGGATTCCGTGCTGCGGCTATGGATCTTCTTCAGGCCGTCGGACGCGGCGCGGACGCTGCCGGCGCCGGCCGTCGCGCCGTTCGTCCGCGCGGGAACGACGGTTGTGGAGTGGGGCGGGGGCGTGCTGCCCCGCCCGCCCGCGTGATCGTTCCCGTGCAGGCCCGCAACCCCTGCGCTATCCTTCCGTACCATGCGGACCACTTCCCTTCCCAACCGGAGGATCCCCATGGCACGCGAGAGTTTCTTCCACGACCTGTGGCGCTCGGTCTCGCTCACGCTCCTGTCCCTGGTCGTCACCCTGCTGATCGTCGCCGGCGTCGTCTACCTGCTGTGCGGGGGCGGTCCGGACATCGATGACGGCAGCTGGCTCGTGCTCGACCTCTACGGCGAGATCACCGAGTACGATCCGCCCGGCGGGCCAGTCAACCAGGTGCTCGGCGGCGCTCCGCTGACCCTGCAGGACATGATAGACAACCTGGGCAAGGCGGCGCTCGACGACCGCATCGCCGGCGTGATCCTCAAGCTCTCGTCCACGCACGACGCCGATCTGGCCAAGCTGCAGGAGCTGCGTCGCGCCGTCGACAGGGTGCAGGCGGCGGGCAAGCCGGTGCACGCCTGGGGGGACGCCCTCGATCTGAAGACCCTCTACCTGGCGGCCGGCTGCGACGACGTCGCCATGCCGGCCGGCGGCTACTTCGAGTTCAGGGGCCTGACCGCCCGCAGCTGCCACGTCCGCGCGATGCTCGACAAGCTCGGCGTCACGCCCCACCTGCACAAGATCAAGGACTACAAGACCGCCGCCGAGATGGTCATGAACACCGAGATGTCCGACGCCGCCCGCGAGATGCGCACCTGGCTGCTCGACGACATATGGAACGTGGTCGTGCCGGCCATCGCCGAGGAGCGCGGCCTCACCGAGCAGCGCGTGACGGAGCTGATGGAGTACGCCGAGTTCGAGCCAGCCGAGGCCGCCGAGAGCGGGCTCATCGACCGCGTGGTCTACTGGCAGGAGCTCGAGGACGGGCTGCGCGATCCCGACGACGACATCCTGCCGGTCGTGACCCACGCCGAGTATGCGGATGTCTCCTGGGACGACGTGACCGACGAGGGCGACCAGACCGTCGCGGTGATCCACGCCCAGGGCAACATCGGCGGCCGCGAGAACGGCATCGATCCGCTCTGGGGCATGATGATGGGACACGAGACGATCGGCCGCGAGCTGCGCCGCTGCCGCCTGGACGACGAGGTGAAGGCCGTGGTCCTGCGCATCGATTCCGGCGGCGGCGAGAGCCTGGCCAGCGATCTGATCGCCCACGAGGTCGGCCTGCTGGCCGCGGTCAAGCCCGTGGTCGTCTCCATGGTCGACGTGGCGGCCTCGGGCGGTTACTACATCGCCTACAAAGCCACGAGATTGATGGCCGATCCATCGACCTACACCGGGTCGATCGGATCGATCAACGGCTTCTTCAACATGAGGGGCTTCTACGACAAGCTCGGCGTCACCAAGGACTTCGTGGAGAAGGGCCCCATGGCCGGGCTCGGCTCCGACTACCGCGATCCCACCGGCGCGGAGTGGGAGCGTCACGCCGACGCCCACTGGAAGAGCTTCAACACCTGGCTCGAGGACGTGGCCCGGCATCGCGGCCTGACCTTCGAGCGGGCCGAGGCCCTGGCCCACGGCCGCGTCTGGACCGGACGCCAGGCGCTCGAGAACGGCCTGATCGACGCCGTCGGCTGCTTCGACGACGCGCTGGCCCTGGCCGTCGGGCTGGCGGGCCTGCCCGCGGGCGAGAGGCCCCGGGTGGTGCATCTGCCCGAGACGAGGAGCCTGCTGGAGTCCATCCTCGGCGATGATCCCGGGGTCGACTCGCCGGTGGCCGCGGCCGCGCGCGCCGCCCTGTATCGCGAGGTGTCGCGCGAGGTGCGCGGCAGCCTGGACTTCCTGGAGCGGAGCGCCGCAAACGTAGCGAGGTGACCGATGGAACCGAAGACGATGATCGACAGCCTGGCCCGCAGCGGCGCATCCCTCGCGTCCCTGGTGGACGGCATGCCCGACGACGTGCTGCGCCGCCGCCCAGCGCCGGCGCGCTGGAGCCCA is part of the bacterium genome and encodes:
- a CDS encoding S49 family peptidase, producing MARESFFHDLWRSVSLTLLSLVVTLLIVAGVVYLLCGGGPDIDDGSWLVLDLYGEITEYDPPGGPVNQVLGGAPLTLQDMIDNLGKAALDDRIAGVILKLSSTHDADLAKLQELRRAVDRVQAAGKPVHAWGDALDLKTLYLAAGCDDVAMPAGGYFEFRGLTARSCHVRAMLDKLGVTPHLHKIKDYKTAAEMVMNTEMSDAAREMRTWLLDDIWNVVVPAIAEERGLTEQRVTELMEYAEFEPAEAAESGLIDRVVYWQELEDGLRDPDDDILPVVTHAEYADVSWDDVTDEGDQTVAVIHAQGNIGGRENGIDPLWGMMMGHETIGRELRRCRLDDEVKAVVLRIDSGGGESLASDLIAHEVGLLAAVKPVVVSMVDVAASGGYYIAYKATRLMADPSTYTGSIGSINGFFNMRGFYDKLGVTKDFVEKGPMAGLGSDYRDPTGAEWERHADAHWKSFNTWLEDVARHRGLTFERAEALAHGRVWTGRQALENGLIDAVGCFDDALALAVGLAGLPAGERPRVVHLPETRSLLESILGDDPGVDSPVAAAARAALYREVSREVRGSLDFLERSAANVAR